The genomic DNA TGAATCGCCTCGCGTCCATCCTGCCGCCCGCTCAAGTGCTTGTGAGCGTTGACGCCACCAGCAAGAAGCGTGCTTTCGAAGAAGCCGGCTTGCTGTTCGAGAGCCTCCACGGCCTCGGCCGCGCGCTCATCACCGACAGCCTGTTCGCACGCGAACGCCTCGGCTCCACCGGGCTCGGGCACGGGGTGGCCATCCCGCATGGCCGCATCAAGGGCCTCAAGGCTCCCATGGCCGCGGTCTTCCAGCTGGCAAACCCGATCGGCTTCGACGCGCCGGACGAGCAGCCCGTCGGGCTGCTGATCTTCCTTCTGGTGCCTGAGGCGGCCACCCAGAAGCACCTTGAAATCCTCTCCGAAATTGCCGAGCTGCTGAGCGACGCCAACCTGCGCGAGCAGATCAAGTCGAGCACCGACGCCGCCGAACTGCACGGACTCATTGCCGGCTGGCAGTCGACGCAAGTCGCCTGAAGCGCCCGCGCGCAGGCTCCCGCGGCCCCGCCGGGCCGGTTCCGCGGTATTCTGGCCGGCCTCCAACTAGGCGCGCAGCGCCATCTCCCTACGCATGAAGCCGACCGTCATCAGTGCCGACGCCATGTTCGAGGAATTCCGCGGGTCGCTCCGCTGGGAATGGCTCGCCGGGCTCGGGGCGTCAG from Variovorax sp. V93 includes the following:
- a CDS encoding PTS sugar transporter subunit IIA gives rise to the protein MNRLASILPPAQVLVSVDATSKKRAFEEAGLLFESLHGLGRALITDSLFARERLGSTGLGHGVAIPHGRIKGLKAPMAAVFQLANPIGFDAPDEQPVGLLIFLLVPEAATQKHLEILSEIAELLSDANLREQIKSSTDAAELHGLIAGWQSTQVA